Proteins from a single region of Mailhella massiliensis:
- a CDS encoding Hsp20/alpha crystallin family protein — MNEFFLANGSIFRHIFYTTAMVYDRREQEPFPPVNVYRCVDRILVQALVPGLAAHEIHVSVDGQDLLLEGRLSRGTGHYIREERYSGRFRRRIPLGCAVHTEPGLTMKNGILHIELQKKG; from the coding sequence ATGAACGAATTTTTTCTCGCCAACGGCTCCATATTCCGACACATATTCTATACCACCGCCATGGTCTACGACAGGAGGGAACAGGAACCCTTTCCTCCGGTGAATGTGTACAGATGCGTTGACCGCATTCTGGTACAGGCGCTTGTGCCCGGCCTGGCCGCCCATGAAATCCATGTTTCCGTCGACGGACAAGATCTGCTTCTGGAAGGAAGACTCTCCCGCGGCACGGGGCATTACATTCGCGAAGAGCGCTACAGCGGCCGCTTCAGGCGCAGAATCCCGCTCGGATGCGCCGTACATACCGAACCTGGTCTGACCATGAAAAACGGTATTCTTCACATAGAACTTCAGAAAAAAGGATAA
- a CDS encoding iron hydrogenase small subunit has translation MSIKSITRRGFLRGCCILTGGLAMGIHWTGRAVAGVRSIKDYMQERIASVYREDKSFAHRASQDNEQVKALYQKFLDKPLSEKSHHLLHTKWYDKSAAVKKLHEAGQYPGPRGGEFRYKKYPYEA, from the coding sequence ATGTCCATCAAGAGCATTACCCGCCGTGGTTTCCTGCGCGGCTGCTGCATTCTCACAGGCGGCCTGGCCATGGGCATTCACTGGACCGGTCGCGCCGTGGCCGGCGTGCGCAGCATCAAGGATTACATGCAGGAACGTATTGCCAGCGTGTACCGCGAAGACAAGTCTTTCGCGCATCGCGCTTCGCAGGACAACGAACAGGTGAAGGCCCTGTATCAGAAGTTCCTGGATAAGCCGCTGAGCGAAAAGTCGCATCACCTGCTGCATACCAAGTGGTATGACAAGTCTGCGGCTGTGAAGAAGCTGCATGAGGCCGGTCAGTATCCCGGACCTCGCGGCGGTGAATTCCGCTACAAGAAGTATCCTTACGAAGCGTAG
- a CDS encoding MetQ/NlpA family ABC transporter substrate-binding protein, translated as MKLCPVFLSALLALGFAGAFSQAGAAEVKVGASPTPHAEILQAAIPLMKAKGHELKIIEYADYVQPNMALDAGDLDANYFQHQPYLTDFNKEKGTKLVSIASVHYEPFGIYAGKTKDLKALEKGAVVAVPNDTTNEARALLLLQENGLLKLREGAGLSATRRDIVENPLKLKIEELEAAQLVRSLPDVDLATINGNYAILGGLKVKDALAAETAESVAATTYANVLAVREGDEQRPELQALVEVLKGDEIRKFINDKYEGAVVPAK; from the coding sequence ATGAAACTCTGCCCCGTTTTTCTTTCGGCTCTTCTTGCCCTCGGCTTTGCGGGCGCGTTTTCCCAGGCCGGAGCCGCCGAGGTCAAGGTAGGCGCTTCCCCCACCCCTCATGCCGAAATTCTTCAGGCCGCCATTCCGCTGATGAAGGCCAAAGGGCATGAGCTCAAGATCATCGAATACGCCGACTACGTTCAGCCCAACATGGCCCTGGACGCCGGTGATCTGGATGCCAACTATTTTCAGCATCAGCCCTATCTGACCGACTTCAACAAGGAAAAGGGTACGAAGCTTGTTTCCATCGCTTCCGTGCACTATGAGCCTTTCGGTATTTATGCGGGCAAGACCAAGGATCTGAAGGCTCTCGAAAAGGGCGCCGTGGTGGCCGTGCCCAACGATACCACCAATGAAGCCCGTGCACTGCTGCTGCTCCAGGAAAACGGACTGCTCAAGCTCCGCGAAGGCGCCGGCCTCAGCGCTACCCGCCGTGATATCGTGGAAAATCCGCTCAAGCTGAAGATTGAAGAACTGGAAGCCGCGCAGCTTGTCCGTTCCCTGCCGGATGTGGATCTGGCCACCATCAACGGCAATTACGCCATTCTCGGCGGCCTCAAGGTGAAGGATGCCCTCGCTGCCGAAACCGCGGAATCCGTGGCCGCCACCACCTACGCCAATGTGCTTGCCGTGCGTGAAGGCGATGAACAGCGCCCCGAACTTCAAGCTCTTGTTGAAGTCCTGAAGGGCGACGAAATCAGAAAGTTCATCAACGACAAGTACGAAGGCGCCGTGGTTCCCGCCAAGTAG
- a CDS encoding HAD-IIA family hydrolase: MKISEKRCVVLDMDGTVYLGNIPIPGAVEFIRNNWDRIDFHFLSNNTSKAPDTYVRKLNGMGIPATLDLILSPTTPLVDFLKEHGIHTAYIVGNRDFCRDLAQRMPELRQQEEGAQAVILAYDTELTYEKLARSAVLLENHPEVLFLATHPDKVCPSPEGPLPDVGSMLALYKVATGREPQYIFGKPDPAVLQPLLKKYRKEEMVMAGDRLSTDKKLAENAGIDFILVLSGEATLEEARAEAVQPTVIAEDLGRAWEE, encoded by the coding sequence ATGAAGATATCCGAAAAACGCTGCGTGGTTCTGGATATGGATGGAACGGTGTACCTCGGCAATATTCCCATTCCGGGAGCCGTGGAATTCATCAGAAACAACTGGGACAGAATCGACTTCCACTTCCTGAGCAACAATACTTCCAAGGCGCCCGATACTTATGTAAGGAAGCTCAACGGCATGGGTATTCCCGCCACGCTCGACCTCATCCTCTCCCCCACGACGCCCCTGGTGGATTTTCTTAAAGAACACGGCATTCATACCGCCTATATCGTGGGCAACCGCGACTTCTGCCGGGACCTTGCCCAGCGTATGCCCGAACTCCGGCAGCAGGAAGAAGGCGCGCAGGCCGTCATTCTGGCCTACGATACGGAACTGACCTATGAAAAACTCGCCCGTTCCGCCGTTCTTCTGGAAAATCACCCGGAAGTGCTATTCCTTGCCACGCATCCCGACAAGGTCTGCCCCTCTCCCGAAGGGCCTCTGCCGGACGTGGGAAGTATGCTGGCCCTCTACAAGGTGGCGACGGGCCGCGAACCGCAGTACATCTTCGGCAAGCCCGACCCCGCCGTTCTCCAGCCGCTTCTGAAAAAATACCGCAAGGAAGAAATGGTCATGGCCGGCGACAGACTCAGCACCGACAAAAAACTTGCAGAAAACGCGGGCATTGATTTCATTCTCGTACTGAGCGGGGAAGCCACGCTGGAAGAGGCCAGGGCAGAAGCCGTACAGCCCACCGTCATTGCCGAAGACCTCGGCAGGGCCTGGGAGGAATAA
- the glpA gene encoding anaerobic glycerol-3-phosphate dehydrogenase subunit GlpA: MKHTTVVIIGGGATGIGILRDLSMRGVKAVLLEQGGIASGASSRFHGLLHSGGRYAVKDNEAAKECIEENMILRRIGRECVEESEGFFVLSQQDDPDYEKPWVEACARAGIKAEPVDVKEALRLEPNLDPTIKAVYRVPDSSVDGFRLVWHNAMSARRYGGEMLTHHEVIGIDQEGGKGKGVRARNLVTGEEVRISCDIVVNAAGSWAGKIVELVGLEVGVQPDRGTLVAFNHRFTSRIINRLHMSSDGDIFVPHGSITILGTTSFHADRPDAHEAPTEDVLKLLDIGEVLIPNLRSYRILRAFAGTRPLYVSKGSAAGRAASRGFHISDHGEEGLEGMFSIFGGKFTTYRLMAEKMCDLVCQKLGVHAECRTAIEPIIESPSPAMLEKATRYFPVHSVPLVANRLGDAFPIVVEKAAAMKSNPLLCECEMVSRAEIEYVASEPSSQSMTDVRLRTRLGMGTCQGTYCSLRTIGALTECRMPFPLSPADNLREFLQERWKGLRPALWGLQAREMELGRAVYAATLNIDGAKDEQKI, from the coding sequence GTGAAACACACGACTGTAGTCATCATCGGCGGCGGCGCTACTGGCATAGGCATCCTGCGGGATCTCAGTATGCGCGGGGTCAAGGCTGTGCTGCTGGAACAGGGCGGTATAGCTTCTGGTGCGAGTTCCCGCTTCCACGGCCTGCTGCACAGCGGCGGCCGTTATGCGGTGAAGGACAATGAAGCGGCAAAGGAATGCATTGAAGAAAACATGATTCTTCGTCGCATCGGCCGCGAATGCGTGGAAGAGTCCGAAGGCTTTTTCGTTCTCAGCCAGCAGGACGATCCTGATTATGAAAAGCCCTGGGTGGAAGCCTGCGCCAGAGCGGGCATCAAGGCGGAGCCTGTGGACGTCAAGGAAGCGCTCCGTCTGGAACCCAACCTTGATCCGACCATCAAGGCGGTCTACCGCGTGCCGGATTCCAGCGTGGACGGCTTCCGTCTGGTCTGGCACAATGCCATGTCCGCCCGCCGCTACGGCGGTGAAATGCTGACCCATCATGAAGTCATCGGCATCGATCAGGAAGGCGGCAAGGGGAAGGGCGTCCGGGCCCGCAATCTCGTGACCGGCGAGGAAGTCCGCATTTCCTGCGATATCGTGGTCAACGCCGCAGGGTCCTGGGCGGGCAAAATCGTGGAGCTCGTGGGTCTTGAAGTGGGCGTGCAGCCCGACCGCGGCACGCTGGTGGCCTTCAACCATCGCTTCACGTCCCGCATCATCAACCGTCTGCACATGAGTTCCGACGGCGACATTTTCGTGCCTCACGGTTCCATTACCATCCTGGGCACGACCTCCTTCCATGCCGACCGTCCCGATGCTCACGAGGCGCCCACCGAAGACGTGCTCAAGCTGCTCGACATCGGCGAAGTGCTTATTCCCAATCTCCGCAGCTACCGTATTCTGCGTGCGTTTGCGGGCACCCGTCCTCTGTATGTGTCCAAGGGCAGCGCGGCCGGTCGTGCCGCGAGCCGCGGTTTCCACATCTCCGACCACGGCGAGGAAGGTCTGGAGGGCATGTTCTCCATTTTCGGCGGCAAGTTCACCACCTACCGCCTGATGGCGGAAAAGATGTGCGATCTTGTGTGCCAGAAGCTCGGCGTCCATGCCGAATGCCGCACGGCCATCGAACCCATCATCGAAAGTCCTTCTCCTGCCATGCTGGAAAAGGCGACCAGATACTTCCCTGTGCACAGCGTGCCGCTCGTGGCCAATCGTTTGGGCGATGCCTTCCCCATCGTGGTGGAAAAGGCCGCAGCCATGAAGAGCAATCCGCTGCTTTGCGAATGCGAAATGGTTTCCCGCGCCGAAATCGAGTATGTGGCTTCCGAGCCTTCCAGCCAGTCCATGACGGACGTGCGCCTGCGCACCCGTCTCGGCATGGGAACCTGCCAGGGTACCTACTGTTCTCTGCGCACCATCGGGGCGCTTACCGAATGCCGGATGCCGTTCCCCCTGTCTCCTGCCGACAACCTGCGCGAATTCCTTCAGGAGCGCTGGAAGGGACTGCGTCCCGCTCTGTGGGGGCTTCAGGCTCGTGAAATGGAACTCGGCCGCGCCGTGTACGCTGCCACTCTGAACATCGACGGAGCGAAAGATGAACAGAAAATCTGA
- a CDS encoding Trm112 family protein, producing MNDSQLQILLCPECRKPLRSVPDFREGLVCPVCGMIYPVCDDIPFLFKEAALPAASPWQEQAETAREYL from the coding sequence ATGAACGATTCGCAACTTCAGATTCTGCTCTGCCCCGAGTGCCGAAAACCGCTGCGTTCCGTGCCGGATTTCCGGGAAGGTCTCGTCTGCCCCGTATGCGGCATGATCTATCCCGTCTGCGACGACATCCCCTTTCTCTTCAAAGAAGCCGCTCTTCCCGCCGCTTCCCCATGGCAGGAACAGGCAGAGACGGCGCGGGAATATTTGTAA
- a CDS encoding anaerobic glycerol-3-phosphate dehydrogenase subunit C gives MNRRTNPDKCVACSTCVVQCPVAEVTSKFLGPRMLGPASERFRMLNSGEDNSLSYCANCKNCDISCPQGVEVSNINMLARAEYCRENRPSFRDWILAHGELEAKLVSYFPSFLVNFGMSNPISKLVLDMVGVSKKADLPKFAAKQFPAMFKAYKQPENLTKTVVFYPGCFIKAYAPQTGIDLVWLLNKAGYKVESPEVFCCCGTPLYTNGFEADARKNAVKNLEEVARWRKEGIPVLSLCPSCQLMFKSEIPAFFPDLAEGMESTALDDAMEFILGCIDRGELDISEADTTPLDIIYHAPCHLRAQGIGFPGLDILRRLPGVRAVNADAGCCGISGSYGFKKEKYDIGMAIGSKLFDTIKDSGIRQVATECGTCKVQIIHGTGNPCDHPLSILRRRLEKSA, from the coding sequence ATGAATCGCCGTACTAATCCCGATAAATGCGTTGCCTGCTCCACCTGTGTGGTGCAGTGCCCTGTTGCGGAAGTCACCTCGAAGTTCCTCGGCCCCCGTATGCTGGGGCCCGCTTCGGAACGCTTCCGTATGCTCAACAGCGGCGAAGACAATTCTCTGAGCTATTGCGCCAACTGCAAGAACTGCGACATTTCCTGCCCTCAGGGCGTGGAAGTTTCCAATATCAACATGCTGGCCCGTGCGGAATACTGCAGGGAGAACCGTCCTTCCTTCCGCGACTGGATTCTGGCTCATGGTGAACTGGAAGCGAAGCTGGTGAGCTATTTCCCTTCCTTCCTCGTGAACTTCGGCATGTCGAATCCCATCAGCAAGCTGGTGCTCGACATGGTGGGCGTCAGCAAAAAGGCCGATCTGCCCAAGTTCGCCGCCAAGCAGTTCCCGGCCATGTTCAAAGCGTACAAGCAGCCGGAAAATCTTACGAAAACCGTAGTGTTCTATCCGGGCTGCTTCATTAAGGCCTATGCGCCGCAAACAGGCATCGACCTTGTGTGGCTGCTCAACAAAGCCGGTTATAAGGTGGAATCGCCGGAAGTCTTCTGCTGCTGCGGTACTCCTCTTTATACCAACGGCTTTGAAGCGGACGCCAGAAAGAACGCGGTCAAGAACCTTGAAGAAGTGGCCAGGTGGCGCAAGGAAGGTATTCCGGTCCTTTCGCTGTGCCCGAGCTGTCAGCTCATGTTCAAGTCGGAAATTCCCGCCTTCTTCCCTGATCTGGCCGAAGGCATGGAAAGCACCGCTCTGGATGACGCCATGGAATTCATCCTTGGCTGCATCGATCGCGGCGAGCTTGATATTTCCGAAGCGGACACCACGCCGCTGGACATCATCTATCATGCTCCCTGTCATCTGCGGGCCCAGGGTATCGGTTTCCCCGGTCTGGATATTCTGCGCAGACTTCCCGGCGTCCGTGCCGTCAATGCCGACGCGGGCTGCTGCGGCATTTCCGGCAGCTACGGCTTCAAGAAGGAAAAGTATGATATCGGCATGGCCATCGGTTCCAAGCTGTTCGACACCATTAAAGACAGCGGTATCCGGCAGGTGGCCACGGAATGCGGTACCTGCAAGGTGCAGATCATCCATGGTACGGGCAATCCCTGCGACCATCCGCTGAGCATTCTGCGCCGCCGACTGGAAAAGAGCGCTTAA
- a CDS encoding Hsp20/alpha crystallin family protein, with amino-acid sequence MSTKTLYPQVRPATDIVDTENGVHIRANMPGVTEKDLHCTLQGNTLHITASSRCPVPHEERDVMVLEFGNVEFRLDIAMGGSLSAPVETTLDKGVLSIFLPHQAGGHNTPVTLL; translated from the coding sequence ATGTCGACAAAAACGCTCTATCCGCAGGTACGGCCAGCCACCGATATCGTAGATACGGAAAACGGCGTTCATATCCGGGCAAACATGCCCGGCGTGACGGAAAAAGATCTGCATTGCACTCTTCAGGGGAACACGCTCCACATTACGGCAAGTTCCCGCTGCCCCGTGCCGCATGAGGAACGGGACGTCATGGTTCTGGAATTCGGCAATGTGGAGTTCCGGCTCGATATCGCCATGGGCGGCTCGCTTTCCGCCCCTGTGGAAACAACGCTGGACAAGGGGGTCCTTTCCATTTTCCTGCCGCATCAGGCGGGAGGACACAACACCCCCGTCACGCTGCTCTGA
- a CDS encoding methionine ABC transporter permease has protein sequence MFDAHLMEMLWEGVLDTLYMTVVSTVLSYVFGMIMGVLLVICRKDGIAPRPVFYAVLDVVVNLTRSFPFLILMIAVIPFTRFLVGTTIGNNATVVPLVIAAAPFVARLIEASLLEVDGGVVEAAQSMGASTWQIITKVLLPEALPSLLNGSAVAAITILGYSAMSGAVGGGGLGKLAIMYGYNRYQTDIMFATIILLIVIVQLFQMLGNWATKRCDKRMF, from the coding sequence ATGTTTGACGCCCACCTTATGGAAATGCTGTGGGAGGGCGTGCTCGACACGCTGTACATGACGGTGGTTTCCACCGTGCTTTCCTATGTTTTCGGCATGATCATGGGCGTGCTGCTCGTTATCTGCCGCAAGGACGGCATCGCGCCGCGTCCGGTGTTCTATGCCGTGCTCGACGTGGTGGTGAACCTGACGCGCTCCTTCCCCTTCCTCATTCTGATGATCGCGGTCATTCCCTTCACCCGTTTTCTGGTGGGAACGACCATCGGCAACAACGCCACCGTGGTGCCGCTGGTCATTGCGGCCGCGCCCTTCGTCGCAAGGCTCATCGAAGCCTCGCTTCTTGAAGTGGACGGCGGCGTGGTGGAAGCCGCGCAGTCCATGGGCGCTTCCACATGGCAGATCATCACCAAGGTGCTGCTGCCGGAAGCGCTGCCTTCCCTGCTGAACGGAAGCGCCGTGGCGGCCATCACCATCCTCGGCTACTCCGCCATGTCGGGCGCCGTGGGCGGCGGCGGTCTCGGCAAGCTTGCCATCATGTACGGCTACAACCGCTATCAGACGGATATCATGTTCGCCACCATCATTCTGCTGATCGTTATCGTGCAGCTGTTCCAGATGCTGGGCAACTGGGCGACGAAGCGCTGTGACAAGCGCATGTTCTAA
- a CDS encoding PHP domain-containing protein has translation MSMTFIDLHTHSTASDGTDSPADLVRKAAQAHLAVLALTDHDTLAGLDEAEEEAKQRNIVFVRGCEISTATPWGEAHFLGLWIPEEPEKTARLEAALEKVRMGRKERNLRIAEKLRALGLDVSYEAAEALAGGAVVGRPHFAALLCSMGVVKDRREAFRQYLGKDGLAYEPRRLMSPGEAVSLLKSTGAVVSMAHPRLLHAPVEELNHLVAGLKEQGLDALEAYHSEHDAGDVRLCVELAARYDLQLSGGSDYHGLAKPNIGLGRGKGGLRVGLGVYDELMRYRALQGGE, from the coding sequence ATGAGCATGACTTTTATTGATCTTCATACCCACAGCACGGCTTCCGACGGAACGGACAGCCCTGCGGATCTTGTCCGCAAGGCCGCACAGGCGCATCTGGCGGTACTGGCGCTTACGGATCACGATACCTTGGCAGGGCTGGATGAGGCGGAAGAAGAGGCGAAACAGCGGAACATCGTCTTTGTCCGCGGCTGCGAAATCAGTACGGCCACGCCGTGGGGAGAGGCGCACTTTCTCGGTCTGTGGATACCGGAAGAGCCGGAGAAAACGGCGCGGCTTGAGGCTGCGCTGGAAAAGGTGCGCATGGGACGAAAGGAACGAAATCTCCGCATAGCGGAGAAACTGCGGGCGCTCGGTCTGGATGTTTCCTATGAGGCGGCGGAGGCTCTGGCCGGAGGTGCCGTAGTGGGGCGTCCCCATTTTGCCGCGCTGCTTTGTTCCATGGGGGTGGTGAAGGACAGGCGGGAGGCCTTCCGGCAGTACCTCGGCAAAGACGGACTTGCCTATGAACCCCGCAGACTCATGAGTCCCGGGGAGGCCGTTTCCCTTTTGAAGAGTACGGGGGCCGTGGTTTCCATGGCGCACCCCAGACTGCTGCACGCCCCTGTTGAAGAACTGAATCACCTTGTCGCCGGACTGAAGGAACAGGGGCTGGATGCCCTTGAGGCCTATCACAGCGAACACGACGCGGGGGATGTGCGCCTTTGTGTGGAGCTTGCGGCGAGGTACGATCTTCAGTTGAGCGGCGGTTCCGACTATCACGGCCTTGCCAAGCCGAATATCGGCCTCGGGCGGGGGAAGGGCGGGCTTCGCGTGGGCCTCGGCGTGTACGATGAGCTTATGCGGTATCGCGCTCTGCAGGGGGGAGAGTAG
- a CDS encoding [FeFe] hydrogenase, group A, translating into MARITMEHVQYEAHVPAVGSNPDQLSFVQIDPQKCIGCDSCQRYCPVDAIYGASGKVHSIPHPEACINCGQCLVHCPQGAIYEEQTWVPELEKKLADKSVKCIAMPAPAVRYALGEAFGMPVGSVTTGRMLTALKMLGFAHCWDTEFTADVTIWEEASEFVQRLTEKKDLPQFTSCCPGWQKYCETYYPDLLPHFSSCKSPVGMNGALSKTYGAEQKGYAKESIYTVSIMPCVAKKYEGLRPELHSSGTRDIDATINTRELAYMIKKAGIDLAHLPESGVDSLMGESTGGATIFGVTGGVMEAALRYAYEAVTGEKPGKMDFHPVRGMKGFREATVNIAGTEIKVAVVHGAKNFPAVLNKVRAGECPYHFIEFMACPGGCVCGGGQPIMPTVWDVFEHKAGQLFASYRQRLEENQA; encoded by the coding sequence ATGGCTCGTATTACTATGGAGCATGTGCAGTATGAAGCGCATGTCCCCGCGGTTGGGAGCAACCCGGACCAGCTTTCTTTCGTGCAGATCGATCCTCAAAAGTGCATCGGCTGCGATTCCTGCCAGCGCTACTGCCCCGTGGATGCCATTTATGGCGCATCCGGCAAGGTGCACAGTATTCCTCACCCCGAAGCCTGCATCAACTGCGGCCAGTGCCTTGTGCACTGCCCCCAGGGCGCTATTTATGAAGAGCAGACCTGGGTTCCTGAACTGGAAAAGAAGCTTGCCGACAAGAGCGTGAAGTGCATCGCCATGCCCGCACCCGCCGTGCGCTATGCCCTCGGCGAAGCCTTCGGTATGCCCGTAGGTTCCGTGACCACCGGCCGTATGCTTACCGCCCTGAAGATGCTGGGCTTCGCCCACTGCTGGGATACGGAATTCACGGCCGACGTCACCATCTGGGAAGAAGCCTCCGAGTTCGTGCAGCGCCTTACCGAAAAGAAGGATCTGCCCCAGTTCACTTCCTGCTGCCCCGGCTGGCAGAAGTATTGTGAAACCTACTATCCCGATCTGCTGCCGCATTTCTCCTCCTGCAAGTCTCCTGTGGGCATGAACGGCGCGCTGTCCAAGACCTACGGCGCCGAGCAGAAGGGCTATGCCAAGGAAAGCATCTACACGGTTTCCATCATGCCCTGTGTGGCCAAGAAGTATGAAGGCCTGCGCCCTGAACTCCATTCCAGCGGTACGCGCGACATCGACGCCACCATCAATACCCGCGAACTCGCCTATATGATCAAGAAGGCGGGCATCGACCTTGCGCATCTTCCTGAAAGCGGCGTGGACAGTCTGATGGGCGAATCCACCGGCGGCGCTACCATCTTCGGCGTTACCGGCGGTGTGATGGAAGCGGCTCTCCGCTATGCCTATGAAGCCGTTACCGGCGAAAAGCCCGGCAAGATGGATTTCCATCCCGTGCGCGGCATGAAGGGCTTCCGTGAAGCTACCGTGAACATTGCGGGTACGGAAATCAAGGTCGCCGTGGTGCACGGCGCGAAGAACTTCCCCGCCGTGCTCAACAAGGTGCGCGCCGGTGAATGCCCCTACCACTTCATTGAATTCATGGCCTGCCCCGGCGGTTGCGTCTGCGGCGGCGGTCAGCCCATCATGCCCACCGTGTGGGATGTGTTTGAACATAAGGCCGGCCAGCTTTTCGCCAGCTACAGACAGCGCCTTGAAGAAAACCAGGCGTAA
- the glpB gene encoding anaerobic glycerol-3-phosphate dehydrogenase subunit GlpB produces the protein MNRKSDIVVVGSGLAGMSAALTAAQSGKSVTLLTHGAGTLSISSGCIDVLGYINGKAVSDPFEAMEGLPAEHPYSLIGGGETVSEAVSWLKSVCKKGGLDMAPASKQGNHRLITVMGTLKPSYLCPDSFNPDCLNDVHRAAVVTVEEMKDVHPGLIIDQLHRYAEFADKEFMEAVLPCPIEHAHRNITPLDIARHVETPEGLKWLEESLAPYARLYPVLLLPPICGMKHSQQIWNHLCSVLKVKIVEMVSIPPGVAGLRMREAFKKALNLAGVYTVESAEVVRADVEEGVCKALYSATAHGECGWEADEFVIATGGLLSGGISTAPGKAWESIFRLPLEAPENTEDWSSPDIFGSSFFARMGMRVNGELKPLDAEGNEVLANVRFAGRILGGYDFAAEKSGHGVALATGRYAGMLAGKE, from the coding sequence ATGAACAGAAAATCTGACATTGTTGTGGTCGGTTCCGGCCTTGCCGGCATGAGCGCTGCGCTGACCGCGGCTCAGAGCGGCAAGAGCGTGACGCTGCTCACCCATGGCGCGGGCACTCTTTCCATCAGCAGCGGATGCATTGATGTCCTCGGTTATATTAATGGCAAGGCCGTGTCCGATCCTTTTGAAGCCATGGAAGGCCTTCCTGCAGAACATCCCTACAGCCTCATCGGCGGAGGGGAAACGGTGAGCGAAGCCGTTTCCTGGCTGAAGAGCGTCTGCAAGAAGGGCGGGCTGGACATGGCCCCGGCCTCGAAGCAGGGAAATCACAGGCTCATCACCGTCATGGGCACGCTGAAGCCGAGCTATCTCTGCCCCGACAGCTTCAATCCCGACTGTCTGAACGACGTGCACCGCGCCGCAGTGGTCACTGTGGAAGAGATGAAGGATGTGCACCCCGGCCTGATCATCGACCAGTTGCACCGCTATGCGGAGTTTGCGGACAAGGAATTCATGGAAGCAGTGCTTCCCTGTCCCATCGAACATGCTCACCGCAATATCACGCCTCTGGATATCGCCCGCCATGTGGAAACGCCCGAAGGGCTGAAATGGCTGGAAGAAAGCCTCGCCCCGTATGCAAGGCTGTATCCTGTGCTTCTTCTGCCCCCCATCTGCGGCATGAAGCACAGCCAGCAGATATGGAATCATCTCTGCTCCGTGCTGAAGGTCAAGATTGTGGAAATGGTTTCCATTCCTCCCGGTGTTGCCGGTCTCCGCATGAGGGAAGCCTTTAAAAAGGCGCTCAATCTTGCGGGCGTGTACACTGTGGAAAGCGCCGAAGTGGTACGGGCCGACGTGGAAGAGGGCGTATGCAAGGCGCTGTATTCCGCAACCGCCCACGGCGAATGCGGCTGGGAAGCGGATGAGTTCGTCATTGCCACGGGCGGTCTTCTGAGCGGCGGCATTTCCACTGCGCCGGGCAAGGCGTGGGAAAGTATTTTCCGTCTGCCGCTGGAAGCTCCGGAAAATACGGAGGACTGGTCGTCTCCCGATATCTTCGGCTCGAGCTTTTTCGCCCGCATGGGTATGCGCGTGAACGGCGAGCTGAAACCCCTGGATGCGGAGGGCAACGAAGTGCTTGCGAACGTACGTTTTGCAGGCCGCATTCTGGGCGGTTACGATTTCGCAGCCGAAAAGAGCGGCCATGGCGTGGCCCTTGCCACGGGCCGGTATGCTGGTATGCTGGCCGGAAAGGAGTAG